One part of the Solea solea chromosome 1, fSolSol10.1, whole genome shotgun sequence genome encodes these proteins:
- the cbln2b gene encoding cerebellin-2b, with the protein MVPARFPGPCAILALTLLLGCDVVFCVGQNETEPIVLEGKCLVVCDSNPSSEGGVTSSLGISVRSAGAKVAFSAVRGTNHEPSEMSNTSMTIYFDQVLVNIGNHFDLKASVFQAPRRGIYSFSFHVVKVYNRQTIQVNLMQNDYPVISAFAGDQDVTREAASNGVLLMVEREDRVYLKLERGTLMGGWKYSTFSGFLVFPL; encoded by the exons ATGGTGCCAGCGCGCTTCCCGGGACCCTGTGCCATACTGGCACTGACTCTCCTCTTGGGATGCGACGTGGTTTTCTGCGTCGGCCAGAACGAGACGGAGCCCATCGTGCTCGAAGGGAAGTGTCTTGTGGTTTGCGACTCGAACCCTTCTTCGGAAGGAGGGGTCACCTCCTCACTTGGCATATCTGTCCGTTCCGCTGGGGCAAAGGTGGCTTTTTCCGCGGTACGTGGGACCAACCACGAGCCATCGGAGATGAGCAACACGTCAATGACCATCTATTTTGACCAG GTTTTAGTGAACATCGGCAACCATTTCGATCTCAAAGCAAGTGTTTTCCAGGCTCCAAGGAGGGGGATATATAGTTTCAGTTTCCACGTGGTGAAGGTGTACAACAGGCAAACCATACAG GTGAACCTGATGCAGAATGATTATCCAGTTATATCAGCATTCGCCGGTGATCAGGACGTGACGAGAGAGGCGGCCAGCAACGGAGTACTGCTGATGGTTGAGCGCGAGGACCGCGTGTATCTGAAGCTGGAGCGGGGCACACTAATGGGTGGATGGAAGTACTCCACCTTCTCAGGCTTTCTAGTCTTTCCTCTATAA